From a region of the Spelaeicoccus albus genome:
- a CDS encoding metallophosphoesterase family protein — MSIRGRRLPSVRSAATSPAARRVWALLVVFAISAVLMAPWAILSARATAQFGPHTAIVEVTASNILDVDLGPLGTIEMPLPQVPGPLGVHVQVEEIEADLSAVNKPSTMDDLSSDVQSYSLFFADPDAQIDRAVREVVRDVVFRDVVGALALTAAAAGLSVLVGRARRDEIRGRLRRRPKMTAGGIAAAAVVALVAGVLTWPSSPAPFEGDPLFAGTPLEGARVTGRFSSIVDRVGGTVVDYYDANEKFYAKALSNLNDELASEPAAMNALNPPPSSTSSPSPGGIPDPDETPLPNDIATFLIVSDIHCNVGMSRIIGRVAGARQVDAVLAAGDATMTGTPTEKYCVDSMTKAIPHGISKVWVKGNHDSAATVDEEKKAGVTVLEGKAVTVDGIRIIGDADPRRTIFGQGTKRVGKETVQSLSARMADTTCRAAKPIDLLLIHDPLAGAATTDKGCVPLQISGHWHRRVGPEQVGKSIRYVNSTTGGARANALTPGPLKMDAEMTLFRFDKSTGRALDYQLITVHPDRSVTIAPWKPVPGIAPGTVKKHDKVPEPVKSEGSGG, encoded by the coding sequence ATGAGCATTCGCGGCCGCCGGCTCCCAAGCGTGCGATCGGCCGCCACCTCGCCGGCCGCCCGGCGAGTCTGGGCACTACTCGTCGTTTTCGCGATCAGTGCTGTCCTGATGGCGCCGTGGGCGATCTTATCGGCCCGCGCAACTGCCCAGTTCGGTCCGCATACCGCCATCGTCGAGGTGACGGCGTCGAACATTCTGGACGTTGATCTCGGGCCTCTCGGCACGATCGAGATGCCGCTGCCGCAGGTACCCGGGCCGCTGGGCGTGCACGTGCAGGTCGAAGAGATCGAAGCCGATCTGTCCGCCGTCAACAAGCCGTCGACGATGGACGACTTGTCCAGCGATGTGCAAAGTTATTCGCTGTTCTTCGCCGACCCGGACGCGCAAATTGACCGGGCGGTGCGAGAAGTGGTCCGTGACGTCGTGTTTCGCGATGTCGTGGGCGCCCTCGCCTTGACGGCCGCAGCGGCCGGGCTGTCCGTGTTGGTGGGGCGCGCCCGGCGCGACGAGATTCGTGGCCGGCTGCGCCGGCGTCCGAAGATGACCGCCGGCGGCATCGCTGCGGCTGCGGTGGTCGCGCTCGTCGCCGGAGTACTGACCTGGCCGAGCTCGCCGGCGCCGTTCGAGGGTGACCCGCTGTTTGCCGGGACGCCGCTCGAAGGGGCTCGCGTGACCGGCCGGTTCAGTTCGATTGTCGATCGGGTCGGCGGCACGGTGGTGGACTACTACGACGCCAACGAAAAATTCTACGCGAAGGCGTTGTCCAATTTGAACGACGAGCTGGCTTCGGAGCCGGCGGCAATGAACGCGCTCAACCCGCCCCCGTCGTCCACTTCATCGCCGAGTCCCGGCGGTATCCCGGATCCGGACGAGACGCCGCTTCCGAACGACATCGCCACATTCCTGATCGTGTCGGACATTCACTGCAACGTCGGAATGTCGCGGATCATCGGCCGTGTTGCGGGCGCCCGCCAGGTCGATGCCGTGTTGGCGGCCGGCGATGCCACTATGACGGGAACGCCGACCGAGAAATATTGCGTCGATTCGATGACCAAGGCGATTCCGCACGGTATCTCCAAGGTCTGGGTGAAAGGCAATCACGATTCCGCGGCCACCGTGGACGAGGAGAAGAAGGCCGGCGTCACGGTCTTGGAAGGCAAAGCCGTCACCGTAGACGGTATCCGCATCATTGGCGATGCCGATCCGCGGCGCACCATTTTCGGCCAGGGCACCAAGCGTGTCGGCAAGGAGACGGTGCAGAGCCTGAGTGCCCGCATGGCCGACACGACGTGCCGTGCCGCCAAACCCATCGATTTGCTGCTGATCCACGACCCGCTGGCCGGAGCGGCAACTACCGACAAGGGATGCGTGCCCTTGCAGATTTCCGGACACTGGCACCGGCGCGTCGGCCCGGAGCAAGTGGGGAAGTCCATCCGCTACGTCAATTCGACGACCGGCGGCGCACGTGCCAACGCGCTCACGCCGGGGCCGTTGAAGATGGATGCGGAAATGACGCTGTTCCGCTTCGACAAGAGCACGGGCCGGGCGCTCGACTACCAATTGATCACCGTGCATCCGGATCGCAGCGTGACAATCGCGCCGTGGAAGCCGGTGCCCGGCATTGCGCCGGGTACCGTGAAGAAACACGACAAGGTCCCGGAGCCGGTCAAATCCGAAGGTTCCGGGGGGTAG
- a CDS encoding adenosine deaminase → MVLDLATLPKAHLHVHFTGSMRVDTVVDLGEQHGIPVPASVRTQELPDLTPDARGWFRFQRIYDAARAVVRSESDMRRIVAEAAEDDRAEGSAWLELQVDPTSYAPHVGGITPALEIVLDAAAQASDDDFGVAVIVAASRTRHPLDARALARLAARYAGDRPGTVVGFGLSNDERRGVTTDFGRAFDIARRAGLGSMPHGGELLGPDHVREVLATLHPDRLGHGVRVTEDSDLLARVIDEQIALEVCPASNVSLGVYDGPDRVPLRRLFDAGARIALGADDPLLFGSRLLAQYETARDAAGFSDPELAELARGSVRASRAPDAFKTNVLAGIDDWLASSS, encoded by the coding sequence ATGGTCTTGGATTTGGCGACACTGCCCAAAGCGCATCTGCACGTGCATTTCACCGGCTCGATGCGGGTCGATACCGTCGTCGATCTGGGCGAGCAACACGGCATCCCCGTACCGGCAAGCGTGCGCACGCAGGAACTGCCCGACCTGACGCCGGATGCGCGCGGCTGGTTCCGGTTCCAACGCATTTACGACGCCGCACGCGCGGTCGTGCGCAGCGAATCGGACATGCGCCGGATCGTCGCCGAGGCCGCGGAGGACGACAGGGCCGAGGGGTCGGCGTGGCTTGAGCTGCAAGTCGACCCGACGTCGTACGCGCCGCACGTCGGGGGCATCACGCCGGCACTCGAGATAGTGCTGGATGCCGCCGCACAGGCTTCCGACGACGATTTCGGCGTCGCCGTCATCGTTGCGGCTTCGCGCACGCGCCACCCCCTGGATGCACGCGCCCTGGCCCGACTGGCGGCCCGGTACGCCGGCGACCGACCCGGCACCGTCGTCGGTTTCGGATTGAGCAACGATGAACGCCGCGGCGTCACCACCGATTTCGGCAGGGCGTTCGATATCGCCCGTCGAGCGGGACTCGGATCGATGCCGCACGGCGGCGAGCTGCTCGGCCCCGATCACGTGCGCGAAGTACTCGCGACCTTGCACCCCGACAGGCTTGGTCACGGCGTCCGAGTGACGGAAGATTCGGACCTGCTGGCACGCGTCATTGACGAGCAGATCGCACTCGAGGTCTGCCCGGCGTCCAATGTCAGCTTGGGCGTGTACGACGGGCCCGACCGGGTACCGTTGCGGAGGTTGTTCGACGCCGGGGCCCGGATTGCGTTGGGCGCCGACGATCCGCTGCTGTTCGGCAGCCGACTGCTGGCTCAATACGAGACGGCGCGGGACGCTGCGGGCTTCTCCGATCCGGAACTTGCCGAATTGGCGCGCGGCTCGGTGCGCGCCTCCCGGGCGCCGGACGCGTTCAAGACGAACGTCTTGGCCGGGATCGACGACTGGCTGGCCTCTTCCTCTTAG
- a CDS encoding UDP-N-acetylmuramate dehydrogenase: protein MTGEGAPSLADLTTFKVGGPIGDYRRAATREELVGLLAEHPMPGGASGRDVLVLGGGSNLLVADEGFTGTVIHVRTRGITVTPDGPGRALVRVEAGMTWDDVVARTLEEGLSGLEALSGVPGSAGATPVQNVGAYGTEVATRITTVHVWDRQAGAELELSGSECEFAYRDSLFKRTARALGQPRYIVLDVEFALDVSDGSAPVAYAELARTLGVRIGERASAQAVRHAVLRLRAGKGMVLDKNDPDTYSAGSFFTNPIIEPSAVPDGAPTWPVDGGLVKSSAAWLIDHAGFAKGFGIDPSVASLSTKHTLALTNRGSATASDLIELARVVRAGVRDAYGIDLRPEPDLIGCRL, encoded by the coding sequence ATGACCGGTGAAGGAGCGCCGTCGCTGGCCGACCTGACCACTTTCAAGGTCGGCGGCCCGATCGGAGACTACCGCCGGGCCGCGACCCGCGAGGAGCTCGTGGGGCTTCTGGCCGAGCACCCCATGCCGGGCGGGGCGTCCGGGCGCGACGTGCTGGTGCTCGGCGGCGGATCCAATCTGCTGGTCGCCGACGAAGGCTTCACCGGCACGGTGATCCACGTGCGTACCCGCGGCATCACCGTCACCCCCGACGGGCCCGGCCGGGCGTTGGTCCGCGTCGAGGCCGGTATGACGTGGGACGACGTCGTGGCCCGCACTTTGGAAGAGGGACTGTCCGGGCTCGAGGCCCTCTCCGGCGTGCCCGGCTCCGCGGGCGCCACGCCCGTGCAGAACGTGGGCGCCTACGGCACCGAAGTCGCGACCCGCATCACGACGGTGCACGTGTGGGATCGGCAGGCCGGCGCCGAATTGGAACTCTCCGGCTCCGAATGCGAATTCGCCTACCGCGATTCACTGTTCAAACGTACGGCGCGCGCACTCGGACAACCGCGGTACATAGTTCTCGACGTCGAATTCGCCCTGGACGTGTCCGACGGGAGTGCACCCGTCGCCTACGCCGAACTCGCCCGAACGCTCGGCGTCCGGATCGGCGAGCGTGCATCGGCACAAGCCGTCCGGCACGCCGTCCTGCGTCTGCGCGCCGGCAAAGGCATGGTCCTCGACAAGAACGATCCGGACACGTACAGCGCCGGCTCGTTTTTCACCAACCCGATCATCGAGCCGTCCGCCGTGCCGGACGGCGCCCCAACGTGGCCGGTCGACGGTGGGCTGGTGAAGTCCAGCGCGGCGTGGCTGATCGATCACGCTGGATTTGCCAAGGGGTTCGGCATTGACCCGTCAGTCGCGTCGCTGTCGACCAAGCACACGTTGGCGCTGACGAACCGGGGGAGCGCGACGGCGTCCGATCTGATCGAACTGGCGCGTGTCGTCCGGGCCGGCGTCCGGGATGCGTACGGCATCGACCTGCGCCCCGAACCCGACCTGATCGGCTGCCGGCTCTAA
- a CDS encoding MaoC/PaaZ C-terminal domain-containing protein: protein MSAPQVTDLSVGDEVASAEYPVSRGDLVRYAGASGDFNPIHWNERFAREVGLDGVIAHGMFTMGAVVGVVVDWVGDPGRVRDYQVRFTRPVPVPDAASGSPDEATAVIAVTAAVGALDVDAGTARIDLTATTGGKTVLGKAQAVVAL from the coding sequence ATGAGCGCCCCGCAAGTAACCGACCTGAGCGTCGGCGACGAAGTCGCATCGGCCGAGTACCCGGTCTCGCGCGGCGACCTGGTGCGCTATGCCGGCGCGTCGGGCGACTTCAACCCGATCCACTGGAACGAGCGGTTCGCCCGGGAAGTGGGCCTGGACGGCGTCATCGCGCACGGCATGTTCACGATGGGCGCCGTCGTGGGCGTCGTCGTCGACTGGGTCGGGGATCCCGGACGCGTCCGGGACTACCAGGTCCGGTTCACCCGCCCGGTCCCCGTGCCCGATGCCGCGAGCGGATCGCCCGATGAGGCTACGGCGGTCATCGCCGTCACCGCCGCTGTCGGCGCGTTGGATGTCGACGCCGGCACGGCCCGTATCGACCTGACCGCGACAACCGGAGGCAAGACGGTGCTGGGCAAGGCGCAAGCCGTCGTCGCACTATGA
- a CDS encoding FAS1-like dehydratase domain-containing protein → MNSDIEGRQYPAGDVYEVGREQIRAFAAATHADHAAYTDPDAAQALGYSDVIAPPTFAVIPAQRSDARLIADPDAGIDFSRVVHGSQRFTHHRPIVAGDRLVAELFVDSVRTVGPNAMVTTRSEIEAEDGERVVTAISSIVIRGDDS, encoded by the coding sequence ATGAATTCCGATATCGAAGGCCGGCAGTATCCTGCCGGCGACGTCTACGAAGTTGGACGCGAGCAGATCCGCGCATTTGCCGCCGCCACCCACGCCGACCACGCGGCGTACACGGATCCGGACGCCGCTCAGGCGCTCGGCTACTCCGACGTCATCGCCCCGCCCACCTTCGCCGTCATCCCGGCGCAACGCTCGGACGCGCGGCTGATCGCCGACCCGGACGCCGGCATCGACTTCTCCCGCGTCGTGCACGGCTCGCAGCGCTTCACCCACCACCGTCCGATCGTCGCCGGCGACCGGCTCGTCGCCGAGCTCTTCGTCGACTCGGTGCGTACGGTCGGCCCGAACGCCATGGTCACCACCCGTTCCGAGATCGAGGCGGAGGACGGCGAGCGCGTCGTCACTGCCATCTCGTCCATCGTGATCCGAGGAGACGACTCATGA
- a CDS encoding glycerophosphodiester phosphodiesterase — protein MESEWQKFQQRIGLPDPHETGRPWVSAHRGYSGAVPENTLAAVDAARAVGVDFIEFDVTRTSDGVPIIIHDDTLERTTDGTGTVEQQTLSELADIDAGSWLGPGFAGARIPTLESMLAGFAEHGGRMLFEFKGLWEPDGVKAVCERIRSAGLDDRVLVQSFNVRTVRNLLSVAPDLPRGLLRSAPRQSDLELLPELEVAAYNPSVQGLLHRPDEMRAIVDTGVGSFVWFVDEQDQWRRLLDFGVSSIITDHPARLQGYLDAVLGEAGHPAPPRSVPYRLPANLPN, from the coding sequence ATGGAATCCGAATGGCAGAAATTCCAGCAGCGGATCGGCCTTCCCGATCCACACGAGACCGGACGGCCGTGGGTCAGTGCCCATCGCGGATACTCCGGCGCCGTCCCCGAGAACACGCTGGCCGCCGTTGACGCGGCCCGCGCCGTCGGCGTCGATTTCATCGAGTTCGACGTCACCCGCACCTCGGACGGCGTGCCGATCATCATCCACGACGACACGCTCGAGCGCACAACCGACGGCACCGGAACCGTCGAGCAACAAACGCTGTCCGAGCTGGCCGATATCGATGCCGGCTCGTGGCTCGGGCCGGGATTTGCCGGCGCCCGGATCCCGACGCTGGAGTCGATGCTTGCCGGATTTGCCGAGCACGGCGGCCGGATGCTTTTCGAATTCAAGGGCCTGTGGGAGCCCGACGGGGTGAAGGCCGTGTGCGAGCGGATCCGGAGCGCCGGACTGGACGATCGCGTGCTTGTGCAAAGCTTCAACGTCAGAACGGTGCGCAATCTGTTGAGCGTTGCGCCCGATCTGCCGCGCGGACTGTTGCGCAGTGCGCCGCGGCAAAGCGACCTCGAACTCTTGCCGGAACTCGAAGTTGCAGCGTACAACCCCAGCGTGCAGGGCCTGCTGCACCGACCGGACGAAATGCGCGCCATCGTGGATACCGGCGTCGGAAGTTTCGTGTGGTTCGTGGACGAACAAGATCAGTGGCGCCGGCTGCTCGACTTCGGCGTGAGCTCGATCATCACCGACCATCCGGCCCGCCTGCAGGGCTACCTGGACGCCGTCCTCGGCGAAGCCGGTCATCCGGCCCCGCCGCGCTCGGTGCCGTACCGGCTGCCGGCGAATCTGCCGAATTGA
- a CDS encoding SLC13 family permease — protein MALQWPGRQLARWLAWWLLGVLVVVTGVLPPDDFAALAWRVGPILGFVASITVVVELATSAGLFDVVGDRIAAWGRHTGWLIWLLVVGAATVSTAFLSLDTTAVVLTPIVVLLARKASMSPLPFALTTVWLANTASVLLPVSNVTNLLAWHRWPVHPIGFAGAMWAPFVVGVALPAALVWLLYRRRLAHRYSPPPRHVAADKPLLVTSGTVVAALLPALVSGVPVWIPSTAAAVLLTAAFAVRRPGTLRPALIPWRAVSIAAVLFIVVQAAAAHGLTTAVLTLAGTGNGYPELLRLAGVAALAANVVNNLPAYLALEPAAGTPIRLGALLIGVNLGAIVTPWASLAVLLWHERVASLGVRMSWRRYSLVGLGLTVVLVPAAVGALWLAHGLPG, from the coding sequence GTGGCGTTGCAGTGGCCCGGCCGGCAGCTTGCCCGGTGGCTTGCCTGGTGGCTGCTCGGCGTCCTGGTCGTGGTCACGGGCGTGTTGCCGCCGGACGATTTTGCGGCGCTCGCCTGGCGAGTTGGGCCGATCCTGGGGTTCGTCGCGTCCATCACCGTGGTCGTCGAGCTTGCCACCTCGGCCGGACTCTTCGACGTCGTGGGAGACCGGATTGCAGCGTGGGGCAGGCATACCGGATGGTTGATCTGGCTGCTGGTCGTCGGCGCGGCCACCGTCAGCACGGCGTTCCTCTCCCTCGACACGACGGCAGTCGTGCTCACTCCGATCGTCGTTCTGCTGGCCCGCAAGGCGTCGATGTCTCCCCTGCCGTTTGCACTGACAACCGTGTGGCTGGCCAATACGGCGTCCGTGCTGTTGCCGGTATCGAATGTGACGAACCTGCTGGCGTGGCATCGCTGGCCCGTGCACCCGATCGGGTTCGCCGGAGCCATGTGGGCGCCGTTCGTCGTCGGTGTGGCACTTCCTGCCGCGCTGGTCTGGCTGCTCTACCGCCGCCGGCTGGCACACCGGTACTCGCCTCCGCCGCGCCATGTGGCTGCCGACAAGCCGTTGTTGGTGACAAGCGGCACTGTTGTGGCCGCCCTGTTGCCCGCGCTGGTGTCCGGGGTTCCCGTCTGGATCCCGTCCACGGCGGCCGCCGTTTTGCTGACGGCCGCGTTCGCCGTGCGCCGTCCGGGGACATTGCGGCCCGCGCTGATTCCGTGGCGTGCCGTGTCGATTGCGGCAGTGTTGTTCATCGTGGTGCAGGCCGCGGCGGCGCACGGTCTCACCACGGCAGTCCTGACACTGGCAGGAACCGGCAACGGCTATCCGGAGCTGCTGCGGCTGGCGGGCGTCGCAGCGTTGGCGGCAAACGTCGTCAACAACTTGCCGGCATACCTGGCACTTGAGCCGGCTGCCGGCACGCCGATCCGCCTCGGGGCGCTCTTGATCGGAGTCAACCTGGGTGCCATCGTGACGCCGTGGGCGTCACTGGCCGTGCTGTTGTGGCATGAGAGGGTCGCCTCCCTTGGAGTACGGATGTCGTGGCGCCGGTATTCACTCGTGGGGCTCGGGTTGACCGTGGTGCTCGTGCCGGCCGCCGTGGGCGCGCTGTGGCTGGCGCACGGGCTGCCCGGTTAG
- a CDS encoding S53 family peptidase, with protein MTTDQPRNQSSTQPFELSASHRQAAPDVRILGEVDKSERIGLTVLLRRKAELPDDVMAAGALTPAELAESYGASDADIGAVTAALTSAGLAVTAVDPGARTMRVEGPAGALATTFGVRLNRAESADPATGRPMTHRHREGTLSVPSGLRDVVTGVFGLDDRPQSRAHSWASAKPDASYTPLDLAKIYSMPDGDGAGQSIGIIELGGGFGDDDLTHYFSHLGIDKPKVTAVGVDGAKNNPGKDPKGADGEVLLDIEIAGAIAPKADIVVYFGPNTDDGFIDAVSKAVHADPTPAAISISWGQSEDAWTAQARGALDDAFADAAALGVCVTAAAGDHGSSDAADTGSADTGAAGPHVDFPASSPHALACGGTTLHADADTGTVTSETVWNVQGGGATGGGVSDVFDQPKWQADAGVPPRKGASTATSAEASTGKGGRGVPDVAATADPNTGYQVYVDGKSAVYGGTSAVAPLWAGLLTRIAANAAGSDGSAAGSPGKRPGLIHPVIYKGVTPGHTTDGFRDITSGSNGAYESGPGWDACTGLGVPDKFTLGGK; from the coding sequence ATGACCACGGACCAGCCCCGCAACCAGTCGTCCACCCAGCCGTTCGAACTCTCGGCCAGCCACCGGCAAGCCGCTCCGGACGTCCGAATCTTGGGGGAGGTCGACAAATCGGAACGAATCGGTCTGACGGTGCTGCTTCGCCGCAAGGCCGAACTGCCCGACGACGTCATGGCGGCCGGCGCGCTGACGCCCGCCGAACTGGCGGAGAGCTATGGCGCGTCGGACGCCGATATCGGCGCGGTGACCGCCGCCTTGACGTCCGCCGGGCTGGCGGTGACCGCGGTCGACCCCGGTGCGCGCACCATGCGCGTCGAAGGACCGGCCGGGGCGCTCGCCACCACGTTCGGTGTCCGGTTGAACCGCGCCGAATCGGCGGACCCGGCGACCGGACGCCCCATGACACACCGGCACCGGGAAGGGACGTTGAGTGTTCCGTCCGGTCTGCGGGACGTCGTCACGGGCGTGTTCGGCCTGGACGACCGGCCGCAATCGCGTGCTCACTCGTGGGCGTCCGCGAAACCGGACGCCAGCTACACCCCGCTTGACCTGGCGAAGATCTATTCAATGCCGGACGGCGACGGTGCAGGCCAATCGATCGGCATCATCGAACTGGGCGGCGGCTTTGGCGATGACGACTTGACGCACTACTTCTCGCACCTCGGCATCGACAAGCCGAAGGTCACGGCCGTCGGCGTTGACGGCGCCAAGAACAATCCCGGCAAGGACCCGAAGGGCGCGGATGGCGAAGTGCTCCTCGACATCGAAATAGCCGGGGCCATTGCGCCAAAAGCCGATATCGTCGTGTACTTCGGTCCCAACACGGATGACGGATTCATCGACGCCGTCTCCAAGGCCGTGCACGCCGATCCCACCCCTGCCGCAATCAGTATCAGCTGGGGTCAGAGCGAGGACGCATGGACGGCGCAGGCCCGGGGCGCTCTCGACGACGCGTTCGCCGATGCGGCAGCACTTGGCGTGTGCGTCACGGCCGCGGCCGGGGATCACGGCAGCAGCGATGCCGCCGATACCGGTTCGGCCGATACGGGTGCGGCAGGGCCGCACGTCGACTTCCCGGCGTCCAGTCCGCACGCATTGGCATGCGGCGGCACGACGTTGCACGCTGACGCGGACACCGGCACCGTGACGAGCGAAACGGTGTGGAACGTGCAAGGCGGCGGCGCCACCGGCGGGGGCGTCAGCGACGTCTTCGACCAGCCCAAGTGGCAGGCCGATGCCGGAGTTCCGCCCAGGAAAGGCGCATCGACGGCCACCTCGGCGGAGGCGTCGACCGGGAAAGGCGGCAGGGGAGTGCCCGACGTGGCGGCGACGGCCGACCCGAATACCGGATACCAGGTGTACGTGGACGGAAAATCGGCGGTCTACGGCGGAACCAGCGCCGTGGCCCCGCTGTGGGCCGGGCTGCTCACGCGCATTGCCGCGAACGCCGCGGGCTCGGACGGCAGTGCCGCGGGCTCGCCCGGCAAACGACCGGGCCTGATCCACCCGGTCATCTACAAGGGCGTGACACCGGGGCACACCACGGATGGATTTCGCGATATCACGTCCGGCTCGAACGGCGCCTACGAGTCCGGTCCGGGATGGGACGCGTGCACGGGGCTCGGCGTGCCGGACAAGTTCACGTTGGGAGGGAAATAG